The window CTCGTGCTGGCGCCCGGCGGCCTCGGCACGATGCTGGCGCTCATGGTATCGGGGCGCCTCGTCGCCCGCATGGACCAGCGGCTCATGCTGGCCGGCGGGGTCCTCCTGAGCGCCTTCGCGACGCTCTTGATGGCGCGGCTCACCCTCGGCATGGATTACTGGAGCCTTGCCTGGCCCCGCTTCCTCCAGGGGTTCTCGATGGGCTTCATCTTCGTGCCGCTCCAGACGCTGACGCTGGCGACCGTCAGCCTCGAGCGGCTCGGGAACGCCACCGCCGCCTACAACATCGTCCGCAACATCGGCGGGAGCGTCGGCGTGGCGGTGGCCACGACCCTGCTCGTCCGGCGCGGCCAGGAGCATCAGACCACGCTGGTCGCCCACGTGAACGTCTGGAGCCTCGACACGGCGGGACGGCTCAGGGAATGGACCGATCACTTCGTGCGTCAGGGGGCGGACACGTTCACCGCCGGCCGGCAGGCGCTGGCGATGCTCTACCGCAGCGCGACCGAACAGGCGCAGGTGCTGGCGTACGCCGACGACTTCTGGCTGATCGCGCTGGTCTTCTTCGCGATCCTGCCCCTGATCCCGCTCATGCGCCGCGTGCGCGCGGAGCAGAACGAGCGCGTCCGCCAGAACGCGGCGCGCGTGGAGCCCCTGCCGGCCCCCAACGATTGAGCGTCGCCGGCGTCAGGCGAGCAGGCCGTAGAAGCGCCCGGCGTTCTCGCAGGTGATCTTGCGCGTGACGTCGGCCGGCAGGTGGCCGAACTGCTCCTCGATGTACTTCCCCGACTCCGGCCAGATGCCGTCGGGGTGCGGGTAATCGGAGCCCCACATGCAGGTCTCCACGCCGATGTCGTCGATCAGCCTCGTGCCGATCCGGTCGAACTGGAACGTCGCTTTGCATTGCCGGCGCCAGTAGTCGCTCGGCTTCATCTTGAGGCCGAGGTCGCGGAAGCGGTCCTCCCACTCGAAGTCCATCCGGTCGAGGGCGTAGGGCAGCCAGCCGATGCCGCTCTCCCCGAAGGAGATCCGGATGTTCGGATAGCGCTCGAGGACGGCGGCGCCGATGACGGCGGAGATGATGTTGATGAGGTTCATCTGGAAGCTGGAGACGCCGGTGAAGAACGCCGCCCGCCGCGTGAGCCCCGTCTGCTTGTCGGCCTTGCCCGGGGGCACGGAAGGGAAGGTGTGGAAGTGGAGCGGCAGGTTGACGTCGTTCACCGCCTTCCAGAACGGCTCCCACACCGGATGCCACATGGGCTCCATGTCCCAGGAGCACGAGAGCTCCACCCCGCGGAGCCCGAGCTTCGCGACACGGTAGAGCTCCTTCACGGCGCCGTCGATGTCGCCGTAGGGCAGGCAGGCCAGGCCGATGGTGCGCTCGGGGTAGGGGCGGCAGAAGCCGACGAGCCAGTCGTTGTAGATCCGGAACATCTCGGCGGCGGCCTCGTGATCGTTGAGCCGTGTGGCGGCGCCGAGAATGCCGTAGATGACCTCGGCCTGAACGCCGTCGCGATCCATGTCCTTGGCGCGGAGGACCGGGTCCGTCGGCCGGCGGATGCCCTTCTTGCCGTCCTCGTAGAGGCCCGTCGAGGCCATCACGTCGACCCGATAGTTCTGCCCGGGCACGTGCTTCTGTCCCGACGGCCCGACGCCGCAGGCGAGCCCGAACGAGGTGCCGTTCTTGGCGGTCCAGTACGGGCCGTCCGGACCCTCGGTGACGAAGGGCACGCGCTCGCGCAACGCCGCCGAGGCGTTGGCGGTGAAGATGTCCGGGGGAAGCATGGGCAGGTCGATGTGGCAGTCGGCGGAGATTCGCGTGTAGCGCATGGCGCCTCCCGGCGATTGGCTCGAGGCTCTGCTGAGACGAACGGTATGGCAGGACGCGGGGCT is drawn from Candidatus Methylomirabilota bacterium and contains these coding sequences:
- a CDS encoding amidohydrolase family protein, with product MRYTRISADCHIDLPMLPPDIFTANASAALRERVPFVTEGPDGPYWTAKNGTSFGLACGVGPSGQKHVPGQNYRVDVMASTGLYEDGKKGIRRPTDPVLRAKDMDRDGVQAEVIYGILGAATRLNDHEAAAEMFRIYNDWLVGFCRPYPERTIGLACLPYGDIDGAVKELYRVAKLGLRGVELSCSWDMEPMWHPVWEPFWKAVNDVNLPLHFHTFPSVPPGKADKQTGLTRRAAFFTGVSSFQMNLINIISAVIGAAVLERYPNIRISFGESGIGWLPYALDRMDFEWEDRFRDLGLKMKPSDYWRRQCKATFQFDRIGTRLIDDIGVETCMWGSDYPHPDGIWPESGKYIEEQFGHLPADVTRKITCENAGRFYGLLA